A stretch of Oreochromis aureus strain Israel breed Guangdong linkage group 11, ZZ_aureus, whole genome shotgun sequence DNA encodes these proteins:
- the LOC116315688 gene encoding phosphatidylinositol 4-phosphate 5-kinase type-1 alpha-like, which translates to MATAGTADMGSTAPTGTSSIRKMAPAEMPGSSGMSMKKTIGHRGVETTTGETTYKKTTSSALKGAIQLGIAHTVGSLSQKAERDVLMQDFVVVESIFFPSEGSNLTPAHHYSDFRFKTYAPIAFRYFRELFGIRPDDYLYSLCNEPLIELSNPGASGSLFYVSSDDEFIIKTVQHKEAEFLQKLLPGYFMNINQNKRTLLPKFYGLYCVQAGGKNIRIVVMNNLLPRIIPMHLKYDLKGSTYKRRASPKEREKAVPTHKDLDFIQDMPDGLLLEAENYNALCKTIQRDCLLLQSFKIMDYSLLMGIHNMDQASREKERSGGSLVDNAGSEGAVTPDQRRPQAQKSLYCTAMESIQGEARGKGALDSEDHMGGIPARNSKGERLLIYIGIIDILQSYRFIKKLEHSWKALVHDGDTVSVHRPGFYAERFQQFMCNTVFKKIPLKPSPSKKSRGGGQAGLRRAPTLGAPTPLSHATGQSSVDSRLVYHSHFKSTESEVDSGVQSGRPDLVPRTPPLVDNPADCEANLSTSSQGSTGVVSTSPPLRSVGVEVHKSANTDCDQAVSHSLGVEGAADNPGNLSGNEDVVSLSDIVPETNICF; encoded by the exons ATGGCGACTGCTGGAACAGCAGACATGGGATCAACAGCCCCGACAG ggaCCAGCAGCATTCGAAAAATGGCCCCCGCCGAG ATGCCCGGCTCTTCAGGCATGAGTATGAAGAAGACCATTGGACACCGGGGCGTTGAGACTACCACAGGAGAAACTACTTACAAAAAA ACTACGTCATCTGCCCTAAAGGGAGCAATCCAATTGGGCATCGCTCACACAGTTGGCAGCTTAAGCCAAAAGGCGGAGAGGGATGTTCTCATGCAGGACTTTGTGGTTGTTGAAAGCATCTTCTTCCCGAG CGAAGGCAGTAACCTGACTCCTGCTCATCACTACAGTGACTTCCGCTTTAAGACCTATGCTCCTATCGCCTTTCGTTACTTCAGGGAACTGTTTGGCATTCGGCCAGATGACTACCTG TATTCTCTGTGTAACGAGCCGCTGATCGAGCTGTCGAACCCCGGAGCCAGCGGTTCCCTCTTCTACGTCTCCAGTGATGATGAGTTTATCATCAAGACTGTCCAACACAAAGAGGCAGAGTTTCTCCAGAAACTGCTGCCTGGATACTTCATG AATATAAACCAAAACAAGCGCACCCTGCTGCCTAAGTTTTATGGACTGTATTGCGTTCAGGCAGGCGGTAAGAATATCCGTATTGTTGTGATGAACAATCTCCTGCCCCGAATCATCCCCATGCACCTCAAGTATGACCTGAAAGGCTCCACCTATAAGAGACGGGCTTCCCCTAAGGAAAGAGAGAAGGCTGTCCCCACTCACAAAGACCTGGACTTCATCCAGGACATGCCTGATGGCCTGCTGCTGGAAGCAGAAAACTACAATGCTCTGTGCAAGACTATACAGAGGGACTGCCTG CTCCTGCAGAGTTTCAAGATCATGGATTACAGTCTGTTGATGGGCATCCACAACATGGACCAGGCCAGCAGAGAGAAGGAGCGTAGCGGAGGCAGTTTGGTCGACAATGCGGGGTCCGAAGGAGCAGTGACCCCAGATCAGCGCCGACCACAAGCCCAGAAAAGTCTGTATTGCACTGCCATGGAGTCCATCCAGGGGGAGGCTCGAGGGAAGGGAGCTTTGGATTCAGAAGATCA CATGGGTGGTATTCCTGCTCGCAATAGCAAAGGAGAGAGGTTGCTGATCTACATCGGCATCATCGATATTCTCCAATCTTACAG GTTTATTAAGAAGTTGGAGCACTCCTGGAAGGCACTGGTCCATGATGGG GACACAGTTTCAGTTCACAGACCTGGCTTCTATGCAGAGCGCTTCCAACAATTCATGTGCAACACAGTGTTCAAGAAAATTCCAC TTAAACCATCACCATCCAAGAAAAGCCGTGGTGGAGGTCAGGCAGGGCTTAGGAGGGCGCCCACTCTTGGAGCACCCACACCACTCTCCCACGCGACAGGACAGTCATCTGTGGATTCCAGACTAGTTTACCACTCCCATTTTAAAAGCACAGAGTCAGAGGTGGACAGTG gtGTGCAGTCAGGAAGGCCGGATCTTGTTCCTAGGACTCCTCCGCTGGTAGACAACCCTGCAGACTGCGAGGCCAATCTGTCCACCTCATCACAAGGCAGCACAGGAGTTGtctccacctctcctccccTGCG CTCTGTAGGCGTGGAAGTGCACAAATCGGCAAACACGGACTGTGACCAGGCTGTTTCCCACAG TTTGGGAGTAGAAGGAGCTGCAGATAATCCAGGCAACCTGTCTGGAAATGAAGATGTAGTTTCTCTGTCGGACATCGTCCCTGAGACCAACATCTGTTTC TAA
- the rorc gene encoding nuclear receptor ROR-alpha A isoform X2, with protein MMRAQIEVIPCKICGDKSSGVHYGVITCEGCKGFFRRSQLPTVSYSCSRQSNCQIDRASRNRCQHCRLQKCLAQGMSRDAVKFGRMSKRQRDSLIAEVERHRQQQQQQLQGDAQTVLSYPNKNRQDRSPQLLQPMAPTYPYSGDAELLTYAADVHPYLMCSPNDSQVPAMIYRTSGISPTSRSQGRGDNAGHADIRGFDSRQSSHDMMGIHPYSGLEDPYSLYPHSLRNIDELCASIVRSHRETSQYRVEELQALRWKLFSREEIQTYQTKSVDEMWQHCAIRLTDAVQFVVEFAKHIPGFRMLSQNDQIALLKTGSMEVVLVRMSRFFNTENNTVFFDGKFAGTEVFKSLACGDLIAAVFDFAHGMCALKLTEQQIALFSALVLINADRPCLEDRGKVQRVQRSVELGLTHILHRDNQESLMHKLYQRMAVLRSLCSLHMEKLRWFSQRYPLTAHSLFPPLYKELFASEAELLPGTTH; from the exons CCCAGATTGAAGTTATCCCATGTAAAATCTGTGGAGATAAGTCCTCTGGAGTTCATTATGGAGTCATCACTTGTGAGGGCTGCAAG GGATTTTTCCGGCGCAGCCAGCTGCCTACCGTATCTTACTCCTGCTCCAGGCAAAGTAACTGCCAGATCGACCGGGCCAGCCGCAACCGCTGCCAGCACTGCCGTCTGCAGAAATGCCTGGCACAGGGCATGAGCAGAGATG CGGTGAAGTTTGGACGGATGTCCAAGCGTCAGCGCGACTCTCTGATCGCTGAAGTGGAAAGGCAccgacagcagcagcaacagcagcttcAGGGAGACGCCCAGACCGTGTTGTCCTACCCCAACAAGAACCGCCAGGACCGCTCCCCCCAGCTTCTTCAGCCCATGGCCCCGACCTACCCATACAGCGGAGATGCCGAGCTGTTGACCTACGCCGCTGATGTTCACCCTTATCTGATGTGCTCCCCAAACGACTCACAGGTGCCTGCTATGATCTACCGCACCTCTGGGATCTCTCCCACCTCAAGATCCCAAGGGAGGGGAGACAACGCCGGTCATGCTGATATAAGAG GATTTGACTCCAGGCAGTCGTCTCACGATATGATGGGGATTCATCCTTATAGTGGTCTCGAGGATCCATACAGCCTGTATCCTCACTCCCTGCGAAACATAG ATGAACTGTGTGCCAGCATCGTGCGTTCCCACAGAGAGACCAGTCAGTACAGAGTGGAAGAGCTCCAAGCTCTCAGGTGGAAACTCTTCAGCAGAGAGGAGATCCAAACCTACCAGACCAAA TCAGTGGATGAGATGTGGCAGCACTGCGCTATCCGACTTACTGATGCCGTCCAGTTCGTGGTGGAGTTTGCAAAACACATCCCAGGTTTCCGTATGCTGAGCCAGAACGACCAGATCGCCCTTTTAAAGACTG GCTCCATGGAGGTGGTTCTGGTCAGAATGAGCCGGTTCTTTAACACAGAGAACAACACTGTGTTCTTTGATGGGAAGTTTGCTGGAACTGAGGTCTTCAAATCTTTGG CTTGTGGTGATTTAATCGCAGCAGTATTTGACTTCGCACATGGCATGTGCGCCCTAAAGCTGACTGAGCAACAGATTGCTCTCTTCAGTGCCCTGGTGCTCATCAACGCAG ATCGTCCGTGTCTGGAGGACAGGGGCAAAGTTCAGCGAGTACAAAGAAGCGTGGAGTTGGGACTGACACACATTCTGCACCGAGACAATCAAGAAAGTTTGATGCACAAG ctgtacCAGAGGATGGCGGTGTTGCGCTCGCTGTGCAGTCTGCACATGGAGAAGCTTCGCTGGTTTAGTCAGCGGTACCCGCTCACAGCTCACTCTCTGTTTCCTCCGCTCTACAAGGAGCTGTTCGCATCAGAGGCAGAGCTCCTGCCGGGGACCACTCACTGA
- the rorc gene encoding nuclear receptor ROR-alpha A isoform X1 — translation MEYEEPDVPSADTPIKRGGAVSKKSHLTQIEVIPCKICGDKSSGVHYGVITCEGCKGFFRRSQLPTVSYSCSRQSNCQIDRASRNRCQHCRLQKCLAQGMSRDAVKFGRMSKRQRDSLIAEVERHRQQQQQQLQGDAQTVLSYPNKNRQDRSPQLLQPMAPTYPYSGDAELLTYAADVHPYLMCSPNDSQVPAMIYRTSGISPTSRSQGRGDNAGHADIRGFDSRQSSHDMMGIHPYSGLEDPYSLYPHSLRNIDELCASIVRSHRETSQYRVEELQALRWKLFSREEIQTYQTKSVDEMWQHCAIRLTDAVQFVVEFAKHIPGFRMLSQNDQIALLKTGSMEVVLVRMSRFFNTENNTVFFDGKFAGTEVFKSLACGDLIAAVFDFAHGMCALKLTEQQIALFSALVLINADRPCLEDRGKVQRVQRSVELGLTHILHRDNQESLMHKLYQRMAVLRSLCSLHMEKLRWFSQRYPLTAHSLFPPLYKELFASEAELLPGTTH, via the exons CCCAGATTGAAGTTATCCCATGTAAAATCTGTGGAGATAAGTCCTCTGGAGTTCATTATGGAGTCATCACTTGTGAGGGCTGCAAG GGATTTTTCCGGCGCAGCCAGCTGCCTACCGTATCTTACTCCTGCTCCAGGCAAAGTAACTGCCAGATCGACCGGGCCAGCCGCAACCGCTGCCAGCACTGCCGTCTGCAGAAATGCCTGGCACAGGGCATGAGCAGAGATG CGGTGAAGTTTGGACGGATGTCCAAGCGTCAGCGCGACTCTCTGATCGCTGAAGTGGAAAGGCAccgacagcagcagcaacagcagcttcAGGGAGACGCCCAGACCGTGTTGTCCTACCCCAACAAGAACCGCCAGGACCGCTCCCCCCAGCTTCTTCAGCCCATGGCCCCGACCTACCCATACAGCGGAGATGCCGAGCTGTTGACCTACGCCGCTGATGTTCACCCTTATCTGATGTGCTCCCCAAACGACTCACAGGTGCCTGCTATGATCTACCGCACCTCTGGGATCTCTCCCACCTCAAGATCCCAAGGGAGGGGAGACAACGCCGGTCATGCTGATATAAGAG GATTTGACTCCAGGCAGTCGTCTCACGATATGATGGGGATTCATCCTTATAGTGGTCTCGAGGATCCATACAGCCTGTATCCTCACTCCCTGCGAAACATAG ATGAACTGTGTGCCAGCATCGTGCGTTCCCACAGAGAGACCAGTCAGTACAGAGTGGAAGAGCTCCAAGCTCTCAGGTGGAAACTCTTCAGCAGAGAGGAGATCCAAACCTACCAGACCAAA TCAGTGGATGAGATGTGGCAGCACTGCGCTATCCGACTTACTGATGCCGTCCAGTTCGTGGTGGAGTTTGCAAAACACATCCCAGGTTTCCGTATGCTGAGCCAGAACGACCAGATCGCCCTTTTAAAGACTG GCTCCATGGAGGTGGTTCTGGTCAGAATGAGCCGGTTCTTTAACACAGAGAACAACACTGTGTTCTTTGATGGGAAGTTTGCTGGAACTGAGGTCTTCAAATCTTTGG CTTGTGGTGATTTAATCGCAGCAGTATTTGACTTCGCACATGGCATGTGCGCCCTAAAGCTGACTGAGCAACAGATTGCTCTCTTCAGTGCCCTGGTGCTCATCAACGCAG ATCGTCCGTGTCTGGAGGACAGGGGCAAAGTTCAGCGAGTACAAAGAAGCGTGGAGTTGGGACTGACACACATTCTGCACCGAGACAATCAAGAAAGTTTGATGCACAAG ctgtacCAGAGGATGGCGGTGTTGCGCTCGCTGTGCAGTCTGCACATGGAGAAGCTTCGCTGGTTTAGTCAGCGGTACCCGCTCACAGCTCACTCTCTGTTTCCTCCGCTCTACAAGGAGCTGTTCGCATCAGAGGCAGAGCTCCTGCCGGGGACCACTCACTGA
- the LOC116315685 gene encoding extracellular matrix protein 1-like isoform X1, with amino-acid sequence MGPTWALICSTALVLVLLSSASEDGPILEQREVTFDIAQLMQEMQQEADLRDYFDSVQFQPRQRGSRPRPGERMPGPRSFSGPTTYDVQFPLGRPTSENLQAICDNSDLRPRYPSSYFPESGYGVNKLRASAVNNAEAWLSTCCKENQTWEREVTLCCATQAWELSVEKYCEEDLSIKHPWYHCCKINNNNKRLSCFSNNAPNPNYRPTQELPVEPLPSTIEFTFNPNTCQRTQFPEPSALRKSKTKKLSTPRTADISFPPGRPTADTIESVCRNQRLRPIYSIKCLPRSGYEMVALQAKTINLIEKGFKKCCKNKKTELNCAEQKWREELNKFCLPENRGQVNYPCCLNQSDKYSCFQQMSPDPYYNVTSAHEEVSLSKICDTHKTIKKKFPVGFPLKDFVTQCCPLQEEEKTACSVQRLEEMSQKLCASKKAVPTTVRRCCKLSSQETPQCISKIIMSAITKATNFSSQKKRKRCPIS; translated from the exons ATGGGTCCGACTTGGGCGCTAATCTGTTCCACCGCTTTGGTCTTGGTTTTACTGAGCTCAGCATCCGAAG ATGGGCCCATACTTGAGCAGCGCGAGGTCACCTTTGACATTGCCCAACTCATGCAag AGATGCAGCAAGAGGCGGACTTGAGAGATTACTTTG acTCAGTACAGTTTCAACCAAGGCAGAGAG gTTCCAGGCCAAGACCAGGGGAACGTATGCCAGGTCCCCGTTCTTTCAGCGGTCCGACAACTTATGATGTTCAGTTTCCTCTGGGCCGGCCAACATCAGAGAATCTCCAAGCGATCTGTGACAATAGCGACCTTCGTCCACGCTACCCATCATCCTACTTTCCTGAATCTGGCTATGGAGTTAACAAGTTGAGGGCCTCTGCTGTGAATAATGCAGAGGCCTGGCTGAGCACATGCTGCAAAGAGAACCAGACGTGGGAGAGAGAAGTGACCCTGTGTTGCGCAACACAGGCA TGGGAGCTGTCAGTTGAAAAGTACTGTGAGGAGGACCTTTCAATAAAGCATCCTtggtatcactgctgtaaaataaacaacaacaacaaaaggctCAGCTGCTTCAGCAATAATGCTCCAAACCCAAACTACAGGCCAACACAGGAGCTGCCAGTGGAACCTCTTCCCTCTACCATTGAATTCACCTTTAACCCGAACACTTGCCAGAG GACACAATTCCCTGAACCCAGCGCCCTCAGAAAAAGCAAGACCAAGAAACTATCTACTCCCCGAACAGCTGACATCAGCTTTCCTCCTGGACGACCCACCGCAGATACCATTGAATCCGTGTGTCGCAACCAGAGGCTTCGCCCCATCTACAGCATCAAGTGCCTCCCACGTTCAGGCTATGAAATGGTGGCTCTTCAGGCAAAGACCATTAATCTTATAGAGAAAGGATtcaaaaaatgctgcaaaaataaGAAGACTGAACTCAACTGTGCTGAACAGAAG TGGCGTGAGGAGCTGAACAAGTTCTGCTTGCCTGAGAACAGAGGACAGGTGAATTACCCCTGCTGTTTGAACCAAAGCGATAAATACAGCTGTTTCCAGCAGATGTCTCCAGACCCGTATTATAATGTGACTTCTGCTCATGAGGAAGTGTCGCTGAGCAAGATATGTGACACTCACAAAACCATCAAGAAGAA ATTCCCTGTTGGGTTTCCTCTTAAGGACTTTGTGACACAATGCTGCCCCCTGCAGGAAGAAGAGAAGACTGCTTGCTCTGTGCAACGG CTTGAAGAAATGTCACAGAAGCTGTGCGCATCAAAAAAGGCTGTTCCCACTACCGTCCGCCGCTGCTGCAAATTGTCCTCACAAGAGACTCCACAGTGCATCTCCAAAATTATCATGAGCGCCATCACCAAAGCAACCAACTTCTCAAGccagaagaagaggaaaaggtGCCCTATCTCCTAA
- the LOC116315685 gene encoding extracellular matrix protein 1-like isoform X2, which yields MGPTWALICSTALVLVLLSSASEDGPILEQREVTFDIAQLMQEMQQEADLRDYFGSRPRPGERMPGPRSFSGPTTYDVQFPLGRPTSENLQAICDNSDLRPRYPSSYFPESGYGVNKLRASAVNNAEAWLSTCCKENQTWEREVTLCCATQAWELSVEKYCEEDLSIKHPWYHCCKINNNNKRLSCFSNNAPNPNYRPTQELPVEPLPSTIEFTFNPNTCQRTQFPEPSALRKSKTKKLSTPRTADISFPPGRPTADTIESVCRNQRLRPIYSIKCLPRSGYEMVALQAKTINLIEKGFKKCCKNKKTELNCAEQKWREELNKFCLPENRGQVNYPCCLNQSDKYSCFQQMSPDPYYNVTSAHEEVSLSKICDTHKTIKKKFPVGFPLKDFVTQCCPLQEEEKTACSVQRLEEMSQKLCASKKAVPTTVRRCCKLSSQETPQCISKIIMSAITKATNFSSQKKRKRCPIS from the exons ATGGGTCCGACTTGGGCGCTAATCTGTTCCACCGCTTTGGTCTTGGTTTTACTGAGCTCAGCATCCGAAG ATGGGCCCATACTTGAGCAGCGCGAGGTCACCTTTGACATTGCCCAACTCATGCAag AGATGCAGCAAGAGGCGGACTTGAGAGATTACTTTG gTTCCAGGCCAAGACCAGGGGAACGTATGCCAGGTCCCCGTTCTTTCAGCGGTCCGACAACTTATGATGTTCAGTTTCCTCTGGGCCGGCCAACATCAGAGAATCTCCAAGCGATCTGTGACAATAGCGACCTTCGTCCACGCTACCCATCATCCTACTTTCCTGAATCTGGCTATGGAGTTAACAAGTTGAGGGCCTCTGCTGTGAATAATGCAGAGGCCTGGCTGAGCACATGCTGCAAAGAGAACCAGACGTGGGAGAGAGAAGTGACCCTGTGTTGCGCAACACAGGCA TGGGAGCTGTCAGTTGAAAAGTACTGTGAGGAGGACCTTTCAATAAAGCATCCTtggtatcactgctgtaaaataaacaacaacaacaaaaggctCAGCTGCTTCAGCAATAATGCTCCAAACCCAAACTACAGGCCAACACAGGAGCTGCCAGTGGAACCTCTTCCCTCTACCATTGAATTCACCTTTAACCCGAACACTTGCCAGAG GACACAATTCCCTGAACCCAGCGCCCTCAGAAAAAGCAAGACCAAGAAACTATCTACTCCCCGAACAGCTGACATCAGCTTTCCTCCTGGACGACCCACCGCAGATACCATTGAATCCGTGTGTCGCAACCAGAGGCTTCGCCCCATCTACAGCATCAAGTGCCTCCCACGTTCAGGCTATGAAATGGTGGCTCTTCAGGCAAAGACCATTAATCTTATAGAGAAAGGATtcaaaaaatgctgcaaaaataaGAAGACTGAACTCAACTGTGCTGAACAGAAG TGGCGTGAGGAGCTGAACAAGTTCTGCTTGCCTGAGAACAGAGGACAGGTGAATTACCCCTGCTGTTTGAACCAAAGCGATAAATACAGCTGTTTCCAGCAGATGTCTCCAGACCCGTATTATAATGTGACTTCTGCTCATGAGGAAGTGTCGCTGAGCAAGATATGTGACACTCACAAAACCATCAAGAAGAA ATTCCCTGTTGGGTTTCCTCTTAAGGACTTTGTGACACAATGCTGCCCCCTGCAGGAAGAAGAGAAGACTGCTTGCTCTGTGCAACGG CTTGAAGAAATGTCACAGAAGCTGTGCGCATCAAAAAAGGCTGTTCCCACTACCGTCCGCCGCTGCTGCAAATTGTCCTCACAAGAGACTCCACAGTGCATCTCCAAAATTATCATGAGCGCCATCACCAAAGCAACCAACTTCTCAAGccagaagaagaggaaaaggtGCCCTATCTCCTAA